The DNA window ATAATGTCGGCGCTTACCAACCGATGAAAATCGAACAATGGCAATGGCAAGATTTTGTCAAGATGAACCAAGCTAACTATCTGGGTGCGGTTGCGCTGATGCTCGCGCTCCAGCCCCATTTTGCCAAGCAAGGGCGCGGCCGATGGATCTGGAATATCAGTCTAGCCAGTTACTTCGGTCTGCCTTATGGCGGCGGCTACTCCGCACCCAAAGCAGCGTTGCTAAATCTCGCCGAATCCCTCCAGCCTGAATTGGCGCAGCAATCCATTGCGCTACAAGTCATTAATCATGGCTTTGTTAAAACCCGCTTGACCGCAAAAAATGATTTTGAAATGCCAGGCCTGGTCGAACCACCACAGGCTGCGCGGCTGATTGATAAGGGGTTGCAAAGCAAGAGCTTTGAGATTCGTTTTCCGTTTGGCTTGCGGTTTTTCCTGAGTATGCTCAAACTAATGCCTTATTCTTGGGCGTTAAGCCTAACCCGAAAAATGCTAAAACCTAACTAAGAGAACCCTATGAATCCAAATGACACAGACATTAACCAAGTATTAAACGCTTACAAAACCCTGTTTGAAGAATTAGACCCTGTTCATTTTCAGGGAGCGTTTGCCAAAATCTACGATCGCAACATCTACTTTAAAGACCCCTTTAACGAAGTCCGAGGTCTGGCCGACGTCAACCAAATTTTTAAGCACATGTTTGCCAACCTGCACGAGCCGCAGTTTAGAATTCATGCAATGGCCGGGCAAGACAAAACCGGCTTCCTGGAATGGCGATTTTACTTTAAACGCAAACCCAACGCGCCCACGCTGCAAATCAATGGCATGAGTAAAATCTTGATTAACGATCAATCAAAAGTGATCGTGCATATCGATTATTGGGATTCCGGCGAATATGTTTATCGCAAAGTGCCGGTGTTGGGGGCGTTGAACAACTGGATCGCCGGCAAACTCAAGGCAAACTAGATGGCATCGATTCAGCGCTGGACACAACCCTTGCTTTATGGCTTACCGGCTTGGCCCTTGGCGATGCTCGGTATCCCGCTTTATATCTACCTGCCTAACTACTATCACCAAATGGGCGTTGAGCTTGCGCTAGTGGGGTTGATGCTATTGCTCGCGCGCGTCACGGATGTGATCAGCGATCCGTTAATCGGGCTAGGGCGTGACCGACTTTCCATCAACGCACGCAAGGGCATGATCGCGCTTGGTTGGCTGCTATTGCTGGTCAGCCTGTGGCAACTCTTGTTACCTGCCGACCCCAGTGCGTTGCATCTGCTGATTTGGGCATTGCTGGTTTACCTTGCTTGGAGCCTGATTATGATTCCCTATCAAGCGATGACCGCAGAAGTCACCCGCCAAGCACACCGCAAAACCACCTTTACCGCCTTTCGAGAAGCCCTTGCGATACTCGGCGTGGTAACGGTACTGCTTTTGCCGGTCATTGTGGATCAAGCCCCAGATAGTCGCACCTTTTTTAACCTGCTTTTTCCACTGATTGCGCTCAGTCTTAGCCTGTTTTTAGGGCTTATGCTCTGGCGTTTAAGGCTTCCCGTAAGGGCGAAACCGGTTGCGAAAAACGCCCTATATCACAAGCAGGCCTGGTTGCTTGTTTGGCGCGACCCCGCCTCTAGGCAACTGCTGCCTGCTTACTTCCTAAACAGCCTCGCCAACGCCTTACCCGCCAGCTTGTTTATCCTGTTTGTTGAGCATTACCTGCAACTCTCGACCCAAACCGGACTCTTGTTGTTAGCGTTTTTTATCGCCGGGATAATCGCCTTGCCCGGCTGGACATGGCTTGCTCAAAGGATAGGGAAATATCGCGCATGGCAAGGCTCGATGCTGCTAGCTTGTTTAAGTTTTGTTTGGGTATTCAGCTTACAAACCGGCGACTTCACCGCGTTTTTAGTCATCAGCTTTCTTTCCGGTCTCAGCCTAGGGGCGGATGTCGCCTTGCCATCTTCCATTCAAGCCGATATCGCACAACGCCTAAGCCAGCAGCAAGGCTCGGTTAATGGCCTGCTATTTGGAATCTGGGGAATGCTCACCAAGTTTGCGCTCGCACTCGCGGTCGGAATCGCCTTCCCGATTCTAGGCTGGCTAGGGTGGGAACAACAAAGCCCTCAAAGCCTTGAAGCCCTTGTTTGGCTCTATGCAGGCCTGCCGGTACTCATCAAGCTCAGTGTTTTATATATGCTTAAAAATACCAAATAAACGGTTTTAAAAGCGATTTAACTAAGCTATATTGTCTAGCAAATGCTAAGAGGGCGCTGGGCAATGCTAAAGCACACTAGGTTGGAACGGCTTGCAGAAATACTATCGCAAATGAAACAAAGCTACGGGCTAGACGAGTTAGCTGAAATGTTCGGCTGTAGCCTGCGAACGCTGCGCCGAGATATACATGCCCTAGAAACCGAACACCACGCCCATTGGATCATCTCAAACAACCGCGTATATTGGTCACAAGCCGCGCACCCCACGCTCTATTTGGCAGGATACTGGCTCAATACTAACGAACTTCAATCTCTGCTGATATTGAACAACAGCCTCAATCAACTGCAAGCAGGCCTGCTTGCGGAACAACTTGAACCCTTTCGCCATCACATAGAACAACGACTGGGAAAAACAAAACACCAAACCAGTCTTAGCGAAAAAATAAAAATTATTCAAATGGCGAGCGGCCCATTAAACCAAAATATATTCACTCAAATCGCCCAAGCCCTTGCCAGCCAAAAACGGCTTAACATAACATTCTGGAGCCGGCAGACTAATGAAATCAACGACCGAGAGATTTCACCGCAACAACTGATTCGTTATCGCGACCACTGGTTTCTCGATGCATTTTGTCACCACCGCCAAGCGATTCGCAGCTTTTCACTAAACGGTATTAAGCAGGCCTGCTTATCGGATCAAGCTGCGCTAACGCTCAATCCCCAAGCCCTATCAACGCATTTTGAAACCAGCTACGGCATTTTCGCCGGACAAGCTGATCAACAGGCCGTGTTCAACTTTAGCGCCTACCAAGCACGCTGGACACAATTTGAAACCTGGCACCCCAACCAGCAGGCCTGCTGGTTAAACGACGGACGCTACCAACTCACCATTCCCTACAAACACGACACCGAACTCATCCAAGACATCCTAAAACACGGCCCCGAAGTTGAAGTCGTTGAACCACCGGAACTCCGTCAAAAAGTAAAACAACGGCTAGAAGCAACACTCAAACACTATTCCAGTGACAGGATTTGTCAACGAGGGGTGGTAGAGTAGTGATGGTTGAAGAATTAAGAAGACTAAAAATAGCTGATGGAAGGTACGATGGAATATTTTGCACACTCAGGTAAAGAGCACGATAAATCCGACTGGCAAACATTGCAAGATCACTTACAAGTGGTGGCTGAGATTGCCAAGCATAATGCGCGTTATTTCGGCGCGGATGAGCTGGCTTATTTAGCAGGCCTACTACATGACCTGGGGAAATACACTTCAGCTTTTCAGGCTCGTTTAGAGGGTTCGCCAAATAAGGTAGATCATGCTACGGCTGGAGCAAAAGTGGCGGCTGAAATATTGCCCGAACCTTTCTACAAGCTTATTTCATATGCGATTGCAGGTCACCATGCAGGTTTAGCCAATGGTATTAACCAGGGCGATGGACGAAGGACGTTAGAGGCGCGCTTAAAACAAACTTTTGGTAAAGAGTTATGTCAGCCAGATAATCAGGCTTGGCGTAAAGAATTGACCTTGCCTGAAGTAAGTCAACTTTTGCCAAAAATTCAGCCTCACTCCGATCAGGCGAATCATGGTTTTCAGTTTGCATTTGTGATACGTATGATCTTTTCGTGCTTGGTCGATGCCGACTTTATTGATACTGATAAGTTTTATAAACAATTAGAGGCAAAGCCTTGGTTGCGCGGTGACTATCCCGCATTAAGTGACTTGAAACGCGTTTTTGATGAGTTTCTTGCCGCAAAAACAAGTACTAGCCAACTAACCAAGGTCAATCAATTGCGCCAAAGTATTTTGTCTGCTGCACGTGAACGAGCGCAGTTACCACCTGGCCTGTTTACGTTGACCGTTCCAACGGGTGGCGGCAAAACCTTTAGCTCTATGGCGTTTGCGTTGGATCATGCTTTGCAACATGGTATGCGCCGAATCATTTATGTAATCCCGTTTACCAGCATTATTGAACAGAACGCCAGGGTGTTTCGCGAGGCGTTTGGTGAGTTGGGTGAATCCTCCGTGCTTGAGCATCACAGTAACTTTGATGATCGACACATTAAAAACGAGAATACGCAAGATAAACTCAAGCTGGCAATGGAAAACTGGGATATGCCGATTGTGGTGACCACTGCAGTGCAGTTTTTTGAGTCACTATTTGCCGATCGGCCTTCGCGTTGCCGCAAGTTACATAATATTTCTGGCAGTGTGATTATTTTGGATGAAGCGCAAACCCTGCCGCTTAAATTTCTAAAACCTGTGATGGCGGCGATTGATGAGTTGGCTCGAAATTATGGGTGTTCCGTCGTTTTGTGTACGGCAACACAACCTGCTTTATGCGAGCCGGACTTTAATAAAGGTTTTGAAAATGTGCGCGAGATTGCGCCGAATCCTGCACAACTTTTTGAAGAATTAAGCCTTGTCAGCGTCAGCCACTTAGGCGAATTGGATGATGAAAAACTGTTAGAACGGATTCAAGCAAATGAACAAATTCTGACCATTGTAAATAACCGTCGTCATGCACAGTCACTATTTAAGTCCCTTAAAGAAAAAAAGGTTGAAGGTGTTTTTCATCTTACAACCCTTATGTGTGCCGCTCATCGTGTCCAAACTCTAAATCTCATCCGAGAAAGGCTCAAAAACAACCAGGCCTGCCGAGTTGTTTCAACCTCATTAATCGAGGCGGGTGTTGATGTTGACTTTCCATGCGTTATGCGTGCCGAAGCCGGACTGGATTCAATTGCCCAAGCCGCTGGGCGCTGTAACCGTGAGCGCTTAAAAACCAAAGAAGAAAGCCATGTTTGGGTGTTTAAGTCGCCCGATTGGAAAATACCACCAGAATTAGAAGGTTTGTCGGCAGGTATGCGTTCGGTGTTTCGGCGCGGTTATGACAATTTACTGGGGCAGGAAGCGATTAAAGAATATTTTTCAGAAGTCTATTGGCGCAAGGGCGATGAGTTAGATCAAAAGCAACTAATGAAGATGCATCAGGATCACGCGCCAAAGATGACGTTTCCTTTTCAAACCATTGCGAAAGAGTTTCGGATGATCGAAAGTTTTATGCAGCCTATTTTTGTGCCGTTTGACGAGGATGCAGAATCTTTATTGGTACAGCTTAATACAACAGATGAAGTCAGTAAGCTATTGCGAAAACTCCAACCGTATATTGTGCAAATTCCCCAAAAAGGGTTTGAAGCATTACAGATGGCTGGAGCGATTCAGACGGTTGCACCGCATCGGTTTGAAGATCAGTTTTGGCAATTGATTAACCAAGATATTTACGATAATGAGTTTGGCATCAGTTGGAATAATCCGACCTTTATCAAAGCAGAGTCTTCAATTATTTAATAATAGTTAAAAGAAGTTATTTGTTGACAGGTCATAAGGAATGAAATAATATCTTTTCGGAGCGCTTCGAGGAGATATGGAATGAACAGTCGATGGATGATTCATCTTGAGAAAGGTGATGATGACAAAATGATTTTTAAATTCGGTGGACAGTTTTACCTTCCTGTAAGAGCATTCGGGTGGGTGGCTGGCATTGTGTTAATTATTTTGACTGGACGTTATCTTTTCTAAGTTGCTTGGTCTCGTTTTTTGAACGTGTGGATTGAAACTTTTAACTATTTTTAAAGAGGTATTTTATGTCGCGCCCAATTAGGGCGCGTGGATTAGGCGACGAATTTAAATAGCCAAGAAGGAGAATCCTATGGCTTACGGAATTAAACTGCATGTTTGGGGCGAATATGCATGCTTTACACGCCCGGAAATGAAGGTGGAGCGGGTGTCGTATGATGTGATAACGCCTTCTGCCGCACGCGGCATTTTAGAAGCAATTCACTGGAAACCTGCCATTCGTTGGGTCGTAGATCGAATCCATGTTTTAAAGCCGGTGCGTTTTGAATCGATTCGACGCAATGAGTTGGGAAATTGCAAAATATCATCTTCCAAAGTTAGCGGTGCAATGAAGCGTAAGACTACGCAAGATTTATTTTTTTTGATTGATGAGGGTGATAATCGCCAGCAACGTGCAACAACATTACTGCGCGATGTGGGGTACGTTATAGAAGCTCACTTTGAGCTGACTGATAAAGCGGGTGCTGAAGATTCAGTAGGCAAGCATTTGGATATTTTTAACCGCCGAGCGCGCAAGGGACAATATTTTCATCAGCCGTGCTTAGGTAATCGTGAATTCCCGGCTTATTTTGAACTGATCGAAATGGATAATGATTTTCCCTCTTCCGATTTGGCTGATGAATCTAAGGATTTGGGTTGGATGTTACATGACATCGACTTTGCTAATGACGCCGAACCGAAGTTTTTTAGAGCTGAGTTAAAGCAGGGTGTGATTGAAGTCCCTCCTTTTAATGCAAGGGAGGTGCTGCAATGATTTTAACAGCCTTAACTGAATATTATGATCGCTTAGTGAATGCTAAAGAAGGTGCGAAAGTCCCCTCGTTTGGATTTAGTGAAGAAAAAATCAGTTACATTCTTGTACTTTCAAGGGAAGGTGATTTGGTTGATATTGTGCCTAACTTAACGGCAGACAAAAAACCTCAGCCTAAATTTATGGCGGTGCCTAGGCCAGAAAAAAGAACGTCGGGCATAAAGCCAAATTTTTTGTGGGATAAAACAGCCTATGTATTAGGCATGGCAATGCCAAAAGACAAAAAAAGTGATGCCTTATTCGAGCTTTCTCTAGCCACTTTTGAAGCATTCAAGGATTATCACCTTCGTGTTTTAAATGATGCGGTTGATCCAGCTTTAAAAGCGCTGTCTTTGTTTTTGCAAAATTGGAATCCAGTAAAGTCTAACTTTACAATCCTAAAGCCGGAGGTGTTGGATGCCAATGTTGTTTTTCAATTGGATGGTGAGCGGCAGTATATCCATGAATCACAAGAGGCAAAGACACTTTGGTCGTCACAGTTAAAGTCCGATGACGCTCAAGAAACCATGTGCTTGATTACAGGCAAGCAACGCCCCATTTCTAGGCTACATCCTTCTATCAAAGGCGTTTCCGGTGGTCAAAGTTCAGGTGTGTCGATTGTTTCATTCAACAAGGAATCATTTGAATCGTACGGGAAAGAGCAGGGCGTTAATGCACCTGTATCTGAACAAGCCGCTTTTGCTTACACCACTGCATTAAATTACTTGTTGCGTCGAGAAAACAACCAAAGCATTTCCTTAGGCGATACTACACTCGTTTTCTGGGCGCTGGCGGATGATTCCAAGAATGCTCAGCAAGCCGAATCCCTATTTATGAATTTCTTTAATCCGCCCTACGTGTCAGATGAGTCGGAAACGGTGCAGGTGAAGGCTGAAATCGAAAAACTGGCAAAAGGACGACCCTTGTCTGAAATTGCACCCGATCTTGACCCAAAAACCCAGTTTTTTATTTTGGGATTAGCGCCGAATGCCGCGCGTCTTTCGATTCGCTTTTGGTTGCAGACTGAGTTTGGTCATATTCAACAAAGGTTGGCCGAGCATTTTCAAGATTTAGCGCTAGATCCATTGCCGTGGAAAATGCCACCATCAATCTGGCGTCTGTTAATGCAACTTGCACCGCATCGAGAAGGCCAAAAGCCAAAAATGGAAGATGTGCCAAGTCATTTAGCTGGCGAACTGATGCGCGCTATTTTGACAGGGCAACGCTATCCCAGAGCCATTCTTACACAGGTGTTAGCGCGTTTTCGCGCCGATGGCGATATTAGCGGCTTACGCATCGCGTTGGTGAAAGCCGTTTTACAAAGAGAGTTTAGAAAACAATTAACCAAAGAGGAGATACCTATGAGTTTGGACGAATCCAATACTAATCCTGCGTATTTGCTAGGCAGGCTGTTTGCTGTTCTAGAAAATATTCAGCGCATTGCACTAGGTGACAAGGTAAATGCCACGATTGCAGACAAATATTATGCCTCGGCTTCAACTGTGCCTTATTCGGTATATCCACGGCTGTTGGCAGGCAGTAAGCATCATCTGTCTAAAGTTCGTAAAGAAAAACCGGGCCTGACATTTAATTTGGAAAAAGAAATGGGGCAAATTATGGGGTTATTACCCAGTGAATTTCCGCGTCATTTTTCGATTGAAAACCAAGGCCGGTTTTCAATTGGTTATTACCAGCAAAAGTATAAATCCAATAAAGATAAATCTATTGACGTTATTTCTGAAATTGAAGGAGATGAATAATGACTATCCAAAATCGCTATGAATTTGTTTACTTTTTTGACGTAACTAACGGTAACCCAAATGGTGATCCAGATGCAGGCAATATGCCGCGCCTTGATCCAGAGTCGAGTAAAGGATTAGTGACGGATGTCAGCTTAAAACGCAAAATCCGTAACTTCATTCAATTAAGTGAAGAAAATGCGCCGGGTTATGACATCTATGTGCAAGAAAAGAGTGTTTTGAACCTCCAGAATAAGAAAGCTTATGATGCACTGGACATTAAACCTGAAGCGAAGAAGTTGCCAAAAGATCAGCAAAAAGCCAAAGAGGTTACCGATTGGATGTGCGCTAACTTTTTTGACGTTAGAGCCTTTGGTGCGGTAATGACAACCGAAGTCAATTCAGGTCAAGTACGCGGGCCGTTACAGTTGGCCTTTGCAAAATCGATTGATCCGATTATTCCATTAGAAGTTTCGATTACTCGTATGGCAGTAACCAATGAAAAAGACTTGGAAAAAGAACGCACTATGGGGCGTAAGCATATCGTGCCTTATGGCTTGTATCGAGTGCATGGTTTTGTTTCTGCCAAGCTAGCCGAAAAAACAGGCTTTTCGGATGCTGACCTAGAAAAAGTTTGGAAGTCATTGGAAATGATGTTTGAGCATGACCATTCAGCCGCTCGTGGCGAAATGTCGGCACGTAAATTGATTGTATTTAAACATGATAATGCGTTGGGCAGCGCACCAGCGCATAAACTATTTGAACGTGTCACGGTTGAGCGTGTTAATGGTGAGGATGGGACACCTGCCAGTGAGTTTAAAGATTATGCTATCCATCTAAATACAGAAGGCTTGGCGCAAATGGGTGTTGAAGTCATCGAGGTCTTCTAACCATGTCCGATACCCGCTTGATTCCTTTGTCGGCATTACAGCATTATGCTTTTTGTCGGCGTCAGTGTGCGCTCATTCATAATGAGCAGGCCTGGTCGGAAAATTGGCTGACCGCGCAAGGCCAGCAATTGCATCAGCGGGTGGATCATGGTTTACCCGAATCCCGCAAAGGGATTCGTTACGAACGTGGGGTAGAGGTTTCTGCCCCAACGCTCGGTTTAACCGGAAAGCTGGATTTGGTGGAGGTGGAAATCGCCACTGGAGTCTGTTTTCCTGTTGAATACAAGCGTGGCAAACCCAAACAAGATCATATCGATTTAATTCAGCTTTGCGCCCAAGCGCTTTGCCTAGAAGAAATGCTCAATATTAACGTGTCACACGGCGCGATTTGGTATTGGCAAACTCGTCATCGTCATCAAGTCGAAATCACGCCTGAACTGCGGCAAGAAACGCTAAGTATTATTGACGCAACCCGCAGCTTGCTCAATTCCGGCCAAACCCCCAAAGCCAAGTATGAGAAAAAGTGCCAGGCCTGTTCTTTGTATGATTTGTGTAATCCTAAGCTGACGTTTCGCGATACCAGTCGAGCCTATGTAAAGACGATTTATCAGGAGAATGCCGATGAAGAAACTGCAAAATAGCCTTTACATCACCCGCCAAGGGGCTTACCTGCACAAAGAGCGCGAAACCTTAGTGATTGAGGTTGAGAAGGAAAAGGCGATGCAAGTGCCGATTCATGCAATCCAAGCGATTTATTGTTTTGGAAATGTGATGGTCTCGCCGTTTTTAATGGGATTTTGCGGCGAAAATGGCGTGCACTTAGCGTTTTTTACCGAATACGGACGCTTTTTAGGGCGCTTGCAAGGTAAGCAAACCGGCAATGTTTTATTGCGACAAACACAGTATAAAACTGCCGAGCTTAAACCCGAATCGATCTCGCGCAATATCATTGCCGCGAAAATCACCAATTCACGATCCGTGTTGTATCGGCATTTGCGTAATCACGGCGAAAATGCCGATGTTAATCAAGCGATTGTGCAAATGTCTTCCTCGTTAAGACGGCTGCAAAAAAGAGACAATCTAGACAGTATTCGCGGTATAGAAGGTGAGGCTGCCGCTTTTTATTTTGGTGTATTCGATCAACTCATTTTGCCTTCGGTTGGTAAAGGCTTTGAATTTAACACGCGAAGTCGCCGACCACCGTTAGATCGTGTAAATGCCTTGTTATCCTTTTTATACAGCGTGGTCGGCAATGATATTACTGCCGCGCTACAGGGGGTAGGGCTTGATCCGCAAATGGGCTTTTTGCATCAAACCAGGCCTGGTCGTGACAGCTTAGCGCAAGATGTATTGGAAGAGTTTCGTGCTTGGCTAGTTGATAGATTGGTGCTGAGTCTGATTAATCGCAAACAAATTAAAGCCAACGATTTTGAAATTGAAGTCAGCGGGGCAGTCAAATTAAAAGACGATGCGCGTAAAACCGTGTTGGTTGCTTTGCAAAACCGCAAACAAGAAACGGTTAAACATCCGTTTTTAAACGAAGATGTACCGATTGGCTTATTGCCCCATGTTCAAGCCTTGTTGTTGGCGAGACATTTACGTGGCGATTTAGCTGAATATCCGCCTTTTGTGCCGCGATAGGAGGTGCGCGATGATGGTTTTAATCACTTACGATATTTCGTTTGACGACCCGGGCGGACAACGCCGTTTGCGCCACATTGCTAAAGCTTGCTTGGATTATGGTGTGCGCGTGCAATACTCGGTTTTTGAATGTGAACTGGACCCGGCGCAATGGGTAGTTTTAAAAGCAAAATTACTCGAAATTTATAATGAAGATAGTGACAGTTTACGTTTTTACATGCTGGGTGCTAAATGGCGAAGTAAAGTTGAACATCATGGTGCTAAAAAAGCACTGGATATTTTTCAGGATACATTGATTTTATAAAGTTATCCTATATGATAACAAGGATGGGCTATGTCTAAAGAGTGGACAATAAAATTTTATACGGGTGTAGAAAACGATATTCGTGAAATGCCTGTTGGTATTCGAAGTAGGATGGTGAAGTTACTTGAAGTGATTCAGATAAAAGGTCCTGATTTAGGTGAGCCAATGACGAAACCGATGGGTAAAGGGTTATTTGAAATCCGAGCAAAAGGGACGGAAGGGATTGGCCGAAGCCTATTTTGTTATCAAAAAGGAAGGATGATTGTAGTCTTATATGCTTTTGTTAAAAAAACACAGAAGACGCCCAAAACTATTTTGGAGATTGCAAGGCAACGTCAAAAGGAGATTGAAACATGCAAATGATGACATTAGATAAACTTAAAAATGAATTAATGCAGGATCCTGATTTTAAAAAGGAATATGATGCGCTTGAAGAAGAATTCAAGTTGATTGAAGTCTTGGTTGATATGCGTCAAAAAGCAGGTCTAACGCAAGAAGAAATTGCGCAAAAAATTGGCACTAAAAAAAGTAATATTAGTAGGCTAGAGTCTGGCACTGGTAACCCTGGCTGGAAAACGCTACAAAAATATGCTCACGCCTGCGGTT is part of the Thiomicrospira microaerophila genome and encodes:
- a CDS encoding MFS transporter, whose protein sequence is MASIQRWTQPLLYGLPAWPLAMLGIPLYIYLPNYYHQMGVELALVGLMLLLARVTDVISDPLIGLGRDRLSINARKGMIALGWLLLLVSLWQLLLPADPSALHLLIWALLVYLAWSLIMIPYQAMTAEVTRQAHRKTTFTAFREALAILGVVTVLLLPVIVDQAPDSRTFFNLLFPLIALSLSLFLGLMLWRLRLPVRAKPVAKNALYHKQAWLLVWRDPASRQLLPAYFLNSLANALPASLFILFVEHYLQLSTQTGLLLLAFFIAGIIALPGWTWLAQRIGKYRAWQGSMLLACLSFVWVFSLQTGDFTAFLVISFLSGLSLGADVALPSSIQADIAQRLSQQQGSVNGLLFGIWGMLTKFALALAVGIAFPILGWLGWEQQSPQSLEALVWLYAGLPVLIKLSVLYMLKNTK
- a CDS encoding SDR family NAD(P)-dependent oxidoreductase, with product MKNLYKTATPMKIWLVGASQGIGLELIKIWLEQGHSVIASARAAETSPELADLSKRYAGLKCLNLDVTDPQDTAVKADQAWSMFKGIDLWFYNVGAYQPMKIEQWQWQDFVKMNQANYLGAVALMLALQPHFAKQGRGRWIWNISLASYFGLPYGGGYSAPKAALLNLAESLQPELAQQSIALQVINHGFVKTRLTAKNDFEMPGLVEPPQAARLIDKGLQSKSFEIRFPFGLRFFLSMLKLMPYSWALSLTRKMLKPN
- the cas8c gene encoding type I-C CRISPR-associated protein Cas8c/Csd1, translated to MILTALTEYYDRLVNAKEGAKVPSFGFSEEKISYILVLSREGDLVDIVPNLTADKKPQPKFMAVPRPEKRTSGIKPNFLWDKTAYVLGMAMPKDKKSDALFELSLATFEAFKDYHLRVLNDAVDPALKALSLFLQNWNPVKSNFTILKPEVLDANVVFQLDGERQYIHESQEAKTLWSSQLKSDDAQETMCLITGKQRPISRLHPSIKGVSGGQSSGVSIVSFNKESFESYGKEQGVNAPVSEQAAFAYTTALNYLLRRENNQSISLGDTTLVFWALADDSKNAQQAESLFMNFFNPPYVSDESETVQVKAEIEKLAKGRPLSEIAPDLDPKTQFFILGLAPNAARLSIRFWLQTEFGHIQQRLAEHFQDLALDPLPWKMPPSIWRLLMQLAPHREGQKPKMEDVPSHLAGELMRAILTGQRYPRAILTQVLARFRADGDISGLRIALVKAVLQREFRKQLTKEEIPMSLDESNTNPAYLLGRLFAVLENIQRIALGDKVNATIADKYYASASTVPYSVYPRLLAGSKHHLSKVRKEKPGLTFNLEKEMGQIMGLLPSEFPRHFSIENQGRFSIGYYQQKYKSNKDKSIDVISEIEGDE
- a CDS encoding helix-turn-helix transcriptional regulator, whose amino-acid sequence is MLKHTRLERLAEILSQMKQSYGLDELAEMFGCSLRTLRRDIHALETEHHAHWIISNNRVYWSQAAHPTLYLAGYWLNTNELQSLLILNNSLNQLQAGLLAEQLEPFRHHIEQRLGKTKHQTSLSEKIKIIQMASGPLNQNIFTQIAQALASQKRLNITFWSRQTNEINDREISPQQLIRYRDHWFLDAFCHHRQAIRSFSLNGIKQACLSDQAALTLNPQALSTHFETSYGIFAGQADQQAVFNFSAYQARWTQFETWHPNQQACWLNDGRYQLTIPYKHDTELIQDILKHGPEVEVVEPPELRQKVKQRLEATLKHYSSDRICQRGVVE
- the cas4 gene encoding CRISPR-associated protein Cas4; the encoded protein is MSDTRLIPLSALQHYAFCRRQCALIHNEQAWSENWLTAQGQQLHQRVDHGLPESRKGIRYERGVEVSAPTLGLTGKLDLVEVEIATGVCFPVEYKRGKPKQDHIDLIQLCAQALCLEEMLNINVSHGAIWYWQTRHRHQVEITPELRQETLSIIDATRSLLNSGQTPKAKYEKKCQACSLYDLCNPKLTFRDTSRAYVKTIYQENADEETAK
- the cas7c gene encoding type I-C CRISPR-associated protein Cas7/Csd2; the encoded protein is MTIQNRYEFVYFFDVTNGNPNGDPDAGNMPRLDPESSKGLVTDVSLKRKIRNFIQLSEENAPGYDIYVQEKSVLNLQNKKAYDALDIKPEAKKLPKDQQKAKEVTDWMCANFFDVRAFGAVMTTEVNSGQVRGPLQLAFAKSIDPIIPLEVSITRMAVTNEKDLEKERTMGRKHIVPYGLYRVHGFVSAKLAEKTGFSDADLEKVWKSLEMMFEHDHSAARGEMSARKLIVFKHDNALGSAPAHKLFERVTVERVNGEDGTPASEFKDYAIHLNTEGLAQMGVEVIEVF
- a CDS encoding nuclear transport factor 2 family protein, with product MNPNDTDINQVLNAYKTLFEELDPVHFQGAFAKIYDRNIYFKDPFNEVRGLADVNQIFKHMFANLHEPQFRIHAMAGQDKTGFLEWRFYFKRKPNAPTLQINGMSKILINDQSKVIVHIDYWDSGEYVYRKVPVLGALNNWIAGKLKAN
- the cas3 gene encoding CRISPR-associated helicase Cas3'; this encodes MEYFAHSGKEHDKSDWQTLQDHLQVVAEIAKHNARYFGADELAYLAGLLHDLGKYTSAFQARLEGSPNKVDHATAGAKVAAEILPEPFYKLISYAIAGHHAGLANGINQGDGRRTLEARLKQTFGKELCQPDNQAWRKELTLPEVSQLLPKIQPHSDQANHGFQFAFVIRMIFSCLVDADFIDTDKFYKQLEAKPWLRGDYPALSDLKRVFDEFLAAKTSTSQLTKVNQLRQSILSAARERAQLPPGLFTLTVPTGGGKTFSSMAFALDHALQHGMRRIIYVIPFTSIIEQNARVFREAFGELGESSVLEHHSNFDDRHIKNENTQDKLKLAMENWDMPIVVTTAVQFFESLFADRPSRCRKLHNISGSVIILDEAQTLPLKFLKPVMAAIDELARNYGCSVVLCTATQPALCEPDFNKGFENVREIAPNPAQLFEELSLVSVSHLGELDDEKLLERIQANEQILTIVNNRRHAQSLFKSLKEKKVEGVFHLTTLMCAAHRVQTLNLIRERLKNNQACRVVSTSLIEAGVDVDFPCVMRAEAGLDSIAQAAGRCNRERLKTKEESHVWVFKSPDWKIPPELEGLSAGMRSVFRRGYDNLLGQEAIKEYFSEVYWRKGDELDQKQLMKMHQDHAPKMTFPFQTIAKEFRMIESFMQPIFVPFDEDAESLLVQLNTTDEVSKLLRKLQPYIVQIPQKGFEALQMAGAIQTVAPHRFEDQFWQLINQDIYDNEFGISWNNPTFIKAESSII
- the cas5c gene encoding type I-C CRISPR-associated protein Cas5c, producing the protein MAYGIKLHVWGEYACFTRPEMKVERVSYDVITPSAARGILEAIHWKPAIRWVVDRIHVLKPVRFESIRRNELGNCKISSSKVSGAMKRKTTQDLFFLIDEGDNRQQRATTLLRDVGYVIEAHFELTDKAGAEDSVGKHLDIFNRRARKGQYFHQPCLGNREFPAYFELIEMDNDFPSSDLADESKDLGWMLHDIDFANDAEPKFFRAELKQGVIEVPPFNAREVLQ